A part of Cotesia glomerata isolate CgM1 linkage group LG4, MPM_Cglom_v2.3, whole genome shotgun sequence genomic DNA contains:
- the LOC123264062 gene encoding uncharacterized protein LOC123264062 — protein MARLFFFFILIFVFFHESLSTLATPQAPNFQYFERPKYRYPYYDENGRGKLLYGYGGPELFQYRTYSPLEGIH, from the exons ATGGCTAGATTATTT ttcttcttcatcttaatttttgttttcttccATGAAAGTTTGTCAACTTTGGCGACACCTCAGGCTCCTAACTTTCAATATTTCGaaag accTAAGTATCGTTATCCATATTATGACGAAAATGGACGTGGAAAACTGTTGTACGGATATGGTGGACCGGAACTGTTCCAATACCGCACATACAGCCCGTTAGAAggcattcattaa
- the LOC123264057 gene encoding solute carrier organic anion transporter family member 4A1 isoform X1, translating into MLSRMAGINNPALELSEEISGVADVNETLPKFVEHDVATIKEEIKAEEQLDSQVSVSKSLCGWFSFRPSYLQKFRTAKWALFWLCWAGAMQGMVVNGFINVVITTIEKRFGLNSSETGLIAGGYDIASFVFLIPVSYLGGRSKASKPKYIGVGVLVLGIGSLLFASPHYLSRGNHQADQKSSVSCNRTFISNDETSLSQSKCTQQLDDTVEVGPFSGFYLMIFFIAQLLHGAGAAPFYTLGVTYLDENVSKKMSSVYLGIYYTMAVIGPAMGYVIGGELLKLYTDFLTTDSKTIGMTPDSNVWIGAWWIGFVAATVVCIVVAIPIIAFPPSLPGSEELAKEKVSEAHEKSSGSTTGEAFSKIRELPRALTELLSNPAFFMLNLAGASEGLLIAGFAAFLPKLIENQFSVTASSAALLMGLVTVPAGGGGTFLGGYLIKRWNLPCSGILKFCIFSTAACIIFTLCFGLSCPNLDFAGLTVRYSETDQKIMGLDNKCNSNCGCFTNKFNPICGVDGVTYYSPCHAGCDREIQAEDVKVYQNCSCISSHTSNWTMSNGETVSYEAINTTCTSSCKYLWLFICLAFCNMLMTFLCTMPALAATLRVVRDEQRSFALGIQWIKVRILGTIPAPIIFGALIDDTCILWHETCEGRGACLVYDNYWMSWYMLALAFIGKTASLLFFFLAWWCYIPPGGRKTNSDPDSAPVATILSDGPNGNYTGTENSPSI; encoded by the exons ATGTT GTCTAGAATGGCGGGGATAAATAACCCAGCATTGGAGCTGTCGGAAGAAATA TCAGGAGTTGCGGATGTTAACGAGACCTTACCTAAATTTGTCGAGCACGATGTGGCGACCATcaaggaagaaataaaagcTGAAGAGCAATTAGATTCACAAGTGTCGGTGTCCAAGTCTTTGTGCGGGTGGTTTTCTTTCAGGCCCTCTTATTTGCAGAAATTTAGGACAGCTAAGTGGGCTTTGTTTTGGCTTTGCTGGGCTGGTGCTAtgcaag GAATGGTAGTAAACGGTTTCATAAACGTGGTTATCACGACAATTGAAAAGAGATTTGGATTAAATTCTTCAGAGACAGGACTCATCGCCGGGGGCTACGATATCGCAAGTTTTGTTTTCTTAATACCCGTCAGCTATCTGGGCGGTCGCTCAAAAGCATCCAAGCCCAA aTACATCGGCGTGGGAGTTCTAGTCCTGGGTATCGGAAGCCTGCTCTTCGCCTCGCCGCACTACCTCTCTCGAGGAAACCACCAGGCGGATCAGAAGTCCTCGGTGTCCTGCAATCGCACCTTCATCAGCAATGATGAGACTTCACTGTCG CAGTCCAAGTGCACCCAGCAGCTTGATGACACTGTCGAGGTCGGCCCCTTCAGCGGGTTCTACctcatgatttttttcatcGCCCAACTGCTTCATGGAGCCGGTGCTGCGCCTTTTTACACTCTTGGTGTCACTTATCTCGATGAAAATGTCTCCAAAAAAATGTCTTCTGTTTATTtag GAATTTATTACACCATGGCTGTGATTGGTCCGGCAATGGGATATGTGATTGGCGGAGAGTTACTTAAACTTTACACGGATTTTCTTACTACTGATTCCAAAAC GATTGGTATGACTCCAGACAGCAATGTATGGATTGGAGCCTGGTGGATTGGGTTCGTAGCGGCAACAGTAGTGTGTATTGTCGTCGCTATTCCAATAATTGCCTTTCCACCATCGCTTCCAG GTTCTGAAGAACTAGCGAAGGAAAAAGTCTCGGAAGCTCATGAAAAATCTTCCGGCAGCACAACAGGAGAAGCGTTTTCAAAAATCCGCGAATTGCCTCGCGCTTTAACTGAATTGCTGAGCAACCCCGCGTTTTTTATGCTCAATTTAGCGGGAGCTAGTGAAGGGCTGCTGATAGCTGGGTTTGCAGCTTTCCTTCCTAAACTTATTGAAAATCAGTTTAGCGTAACTGCTAGTTCAGCTGCACTGCTAATGG GATTAGTGACTGTGCCCGCTGGAGGAGGTGGAACTTTTCTCGGtggttatttaataaaacgctGGAATCTTCCATGCTctggaattttgaaattttgcattttttcAACAGCTGCTTGTATTATCTTCACGCTTTGTTTCGGGCTCAGCTGTCCTAACCTAGATTTTGCCGGTCTTACTGTTCGATATTCTGAAACAGATCA AAAAATAATGGGATTAGACAACAAGTGCAACAGTAACTGCGGGtgttttacaaataaatttaacccTATTTGTGGAGTAGATGGCGTTACTTACTACTCACCTTGTCACGCAGGTTGCGACCGGGAAATTCAAGCTGAAGATGTCAAG GTTTATCAAAACTGTTCATGTATCAGCAGCCATACTTCAAACTGGACGATGTCAAATGGCGAAACAGTTTCTTATGAAGCTATAAACACAACCTGCACCAGTAGTTGCAAATATTTGTGGTTATTTATCTGTCTGGCATTCTGTAACATGCTTATGACCTTCTTATGCACGATGCCAGCGCTAGCTGCGACATTAAGAGTCGTTAGAGACGAGCAGCGGTCTTTTGCTCTTGGAATCCAGTGGATTAAGGTTAGAATTCTCGGCACGATTCCAGCGCCAATAATCTTCGGAGCTCTGATTGACGATACTTGCATTTTGTGGCATGAAACTTGCGAGGGTCGAGGTGCGTGTCTGGTCTACGATAATTATTGGATGAGCTG GTACATGCTAGCGCTGGCTTTTATTGGTAAAACAGCTTCCTTACTATTCTTCTTCCTGGCTTGGTGGTGTTACATCCCCCCTGGCGGTAGGAAGACTAATTCAGACCCAGACTCAGCGCCCGTGGCGACCATTTTGTCCGACGGGCCCAACGGGAACTACACCGGGACTGAGAATTCGCcgagtatttaa
- the LOC123264057 gene encoding solute carrier organic anion transporter family member 4A1 isoform X2: MLSRMAGINNPALELSEEISGVADVNETLPKFVEHDVATIKEEIKAEEQLDSQVSVSKSLCGWFSFRPSYLQKFRTAKWALFWLCWAGAMQGMVVNGFINVVITTIEKRFGLNSSETGLIAGGYDIASFVFLIPVSYLGGRSKASKPKYIGVGVLVLGIGSLLFASPHYLSRGNHQADQKSSVSCNRTFISNDETSLSSKCTQQLDDTVEVGPFSGFYLMIFFIAQLLHGAGAAPFYTLGVTYLDENVSKKMSSVYLGIYYTMAVIGPAMGYVIGGELLKLYTDFLTTDSKTIGMTPDSNVWIGAWWIGFVAATVVCIVVAIPIIAFPPSLPGSEELAKEKVSEAHEKSSGSTTGEAFSKIRELPRALTELLSNPAFFMLNLAGASEGLLIAGFAAFLPKLIENQFSVTASSAALLMGLVTVPAGGGGTFLGGYLIKRWNLPCSGILKFCIFSTAACIIFTLCFGLSCPNLDFAGLTVRYSETDQKIMGLDNKCNSNCGCFTNKFNPICGVDGVTYYSPCHAGCDREIQAEDVKVYQNCSCISSHTSNWTMSNGETVSYEAINTTCTSSCKYLWLFICLAFCNMLMTFLCTMPALAATLRVVRDEQRSFALGIQWIKVRILGTIPAPIIFGALIDDTCILWHETCEGRGACLVYDNYWMSWYMLALAFIGKTASLLFFFLAWWCYIPPGGRKTNSDPDSAPVATILSDGPNGNYTGTENSPSI, encoded by the exons ATGTT GTCTAGAATGGCGGGGATAAATAACCCAGCATTGGAGCTGTCGGAAGAAATA TCAGGAGTTGCGGATGTTAACGAGACCTTACCTAAATTTGTCGAGCACGATGTGGCGACCATcaaggaagaaataaaagcTGAAGAGCAATTAGATTCACAAGTGTCGGTGTCCAAGTCTTTGTGCGGGTGGTTTTCTTTCAGGCCCTCTTATTTGCAGAAATTTAGGACAGCTAAGTGGGCTTTGTTTTGGCTTTGCTGGGCTGGTGCTAtgcaag GAATGGTAGTAAACGGTTTCATAAACGTGGTTATCACGACAATTGAAAAGAGATTTGGATTAAATTCTTCAGAGACAGGACTCATCGCCGGGGGCTACGATATCGCAAGTTTTGTTTTCTTAATACCCGTCAGCTATCTGGGCGGTCGCTCAAAAGCATCCAAGCCCAA aTACATCGGCGTGGGAGTTCTAGTCCTGGGTATCGGAAGCCTGCTCTTCGCCTCGCCGCACTACCTCTCTCGAGGAAACCACCAGGCGGATCAGAAGTCCTCGGTGTCCTGCAATCGCACCTTCATCAGCAATGATGAGACTTCACTGTCG TCCAAGTGCACCCAGCAGCTTGATGACACTGTCGAGGTCGGCCCCTTCAGCGGGTTCTACctcatgatttttttcatcGCCCAACTGCTTCATGGAGCCGGTGCTGCGCCTTTTTACACTCTTGGTGTCACTTATCTCGATGAAAATGTCTCCAAAAAAATGTCTTCTGTTTATTtag GAATTTATTACACCATGGCTGTGATTGGTCCGGCAATGGGATATGTGATTGGCGGAGAGTTACTTAAACTTTACACGGATTTTCTTACTACTGATTCCAAAAC GATTGGTATGACTCCAGACAGCAATGTATGGATTGGAGCCTGGTGGATTGGGTTCGTAGCGGCAACAGTAGTGTGTATTGTCGTCGCTATTCCAATAATTGCCTTTCCACCATCGCTTCCAG GTTCTGAAGAACTAGCGAAGGAAAAAGTCTCGGAAGCTCATGAAAAATCTTCCGGCAGCACAACAGGAGAAGCGTTTTCAAAAATCCGCGAATTGCCTCGCGCTTTAACTGAATTGCTGAGCAACCCCGCGTTTTTTATGCTCAATTTAGCGGGAGCTAGTGAAGGGCTGCTGATAGCTGGGTTTGCAGCTTTCCTTCCTAAACTTATTGAAAATCAGTTTAGCGTAACTGCTAGTTCAGCTGCACTGCTAATGG GATTAGTGACTGTGCCCGCTGGAGGAGGTGGAACTTTTCTCGGtggttatttaataaaacgctGGAATCTTCCATGCTctggaattttgaaattttgcattttttcAACAGCTGCTTGTATTATCTTCACGCTTTGTTTCGGGCTCAGCTGTCCTAACCTAGATTTTGCCGGTCTTACTGTTCGATATTCTGAAACAGATCA AAAAATAATGGGATTAGACAACAAGTGCAACAGTAACTGCGGGtgttttacaaataaatttaacccTATTTGTGGAGTAGATGGCGTTACTTACTACTCACCTTGTCACGCAGGTTGCGACCGGGAAATTCAAGCTGAAGATGTCAAG GTTTATCAAAACTGTTCATGTATCAGCAGCCATACTTCAAACTGGACGATGTCAAATGGCGAAACAGTTTCTTATGAAGCTATAAACACAACCTGCACCAGTAGTTGCAAATATTTGTGGTTATTTATCTGTCTGGCATTCTGTAACATGCTTATGACCTTCTTATGCACGATGCCAGCGCTAGCTGCGACATTAAGAGTCGTTAGAGACGAGCAGCGGTCTTTTGCTCTTGGAATCCAGTGGATTAAGGTTAGAATTCTCGGCACGATTCCAGCGCCAATAATCTTCGGAGCTCTGATTGACGATACTTGCATTTTGTGGCATGAAACTTGCGAGGGTCGAGGTGCGTGTCTGGTCTACGATAATTATTGGATGAGCTG GTACATGCTAGCGCTGGCTTTTATTGGTAAAACAGCTTCCTTACTATTCTTCTTCCTGGCTTGGTGGTGTTACATCCCCCCTGGCGGTAGGAAGACTAATTCAGACCCAGACTCAGCGCCCGTGGCGACCATTTTGTCCGACGGGCCCAACGGGAACTACACCGGGACTGAGAATTCGCcgagtatttaa
- the LOC123264057 gene encoding solute carrier organic anion transporter family member 4A1 isoform X3 has protein sequence MSRMAGINNPALELSEEISGVADVNETLPKFVEHDVATIKEEIKAEEQLDSQVSVSKSLCGWFSFRPSYLQKFRTAKWALFWLCWAGAMQGMVVNGFINVVITTIEKRFGLNSSETGLIAGGYDIASFVFLIPVSYLGGRSKASKPKYIGVGVLVLGIGSLLFASPHYLSRGNHQADQKSSVSCNRTFISNDETSLSQSKCTQQLDDTVEVGPFSGFYLMIFFIAQLLHGAGAAPFYTLGVTYLDENVSKKMSSVYLGIYYTMAVIGPAMGYVIGGELLKLYTDFLTTDSKTIGMTPDSNVWIGAWWIGFVAATVVCIVVAIPIIAFPPSLPGSEELAKEKVSEAHEKSSGSTTGEAFSKIRELPRALTELLSNPAFFMLNLAGASEGLLIAGFAAFLPKLIENQFSVTASSAALLMGLVTVPAGGGGTFLGGYLIKRWNLPCSGILKFCIFSTAACIIFTLCFGLSCPNLDFAGLTVRYSETDQKIMGLDNKCNSNCGCFTNKFNPICGVDGVTYYSPCHAGCDREIQAEDVKVYQNCSCISSHTSNWTMSNGETVSYEAINTTCTSSCKYLWLFICLAFCNMLMTFLCTMPALAATLRVVRDEQRSFALGIQWIKVRILGTIPAPIIFGALIDDTCILWHETCEGRGACLVYDNYWMSWYMLALAFIGKTASLLFFFLAWWCYIPPGGRKTNSDPDSAPVATILSDGPNGNYTGTENSPSI, from the exons AT GTCTAGAATGGCGGGGATAAATAACCCAGCATTGGAGCTGTCGGAAGAAATA TCAGGAGTTGCGGATGTTAACGAGACCTTACCTAAATTTGTCGAGCACGATGTGGCGACCATcaaggaagaaataaaagcTGAAGAGCAATTAGATTCACAAGTGTCGGTGTCCAAGTCTTTGTGCGGGTGGTTTTCTTTCAGGCCCTCTTATTTGCAGAAATTTAGGACAGCTAAGTGGGCTTTGTTTTGGCTTTGCTGGGCTGGTGCTAtgcaag GAATGGTAGTAAACGGTTTCATAAACGTGGTTATCACGACAATTGAAAAGAGATTTGGATTAAATTCTTCAGAGACAGGACTCATCGCCGGGGGCTACGATATCGCAAGTTTTGTTTTCTTAATACCCGTCAGCTATCTGGGCGGTCGCTCAAAAGCATCCAAGCCCAA aTACATCGGCGTGGGAGTTCTAGTCCTGGGTATCGGAAGCCTGCTCTTCGCCTCGCCGCACTACCTCTCTCGAGGAAACCACCAGGCGGATCAGAAGTCCTCGGTGTCCTGCAATCGCACCTTCATCAGCAATGATGAGACTTCACTGTCG CAGTCCAAGTGCACCCAGCAGCTTGATGACACTGTCGAGGTCGGCCCCTTCAGCGGGTTCTACctcatgatttttttcatcGCCCAACTGCTTCATGGAGCCGGTGCTGCGCCTTTTTACACTCTTGGTGTCACTTATCTCGATGAAAATGTCTCCAAAAAAATGTCTTCTGTTTATTtag GAATTTATTACACCATGGCTGTGATTGGTCCGGCAATGGGATATGTGATTGGCGGAGAGTTACTTAAACTTTACACGGATTTTCTTACTACTGATTCCAAAAC GATTGGTATGACTCCAGACAGCAATGTATGGATTGGAGCCTGGTGGATTGGGTTCGTAGCGGCAACAGTAGTGTGTATTGTCGTCGCTATTCCAATAATTGCCTTTCCACCATCGCTTCCAG GTTCTGAAGAACTAGCGAAGGAAAAAGTCTCGGAAGCTCATGAAAAATCTTCCGGCAGCACAACAGGAGAAGCGTTTTCAAAAATCCGCGAATTGCCTCGCGCTTTAACTGAATTGCTGAGCAACCCCGCGTTTTTTATGCTCAATTTAGCGGGAGCTAGTGAAGGGCTGCTGATAGCTGGGTTTGCAGCTTTCCTTCCTAAACTTATTGAAAATCAGTTTAGCGTAACTGCTAGTTCAGCTGCACTGCTAATGG GATTAGTGACTGTGCCCGCTGGAGGAGGTGGAACTTTTCTCGGtggttatttaataaaacgctGGAATCTTCCATGCTctggaattttgaaattttgcattttttcAACAGCTGCTTGTATTATCTTCACGCTTTGTTTCGGGCTCAGCTGTCCTAACCTAGATTTTGCCGGTCTTACTGTTCGATATTCTGAAACAGATCA AAAAATAATGGGATTAGACAACAAGTGCAACAGTAACTGCGGGtgttttacaaataaatttaacccTATTTGTGGAGTAGATGGCGTTACTTACTACTCACCTTGTCACGCAGGTTGCGACCGGGAAATTCAAGCTGAAGATGTCAAG GTTTATCAAAACTGTTCATGTATCAGCAGCCATACTTCAAACTGGACGATGTCAAATGGCGAAACAGTTTCTTATGAAGCTATAAACACAACCTGCACCAGTAGTTGCAAATATTTGTGGTTATTTATCTGTCTGGCATTCTGTAACATGCTTATGACCTTCTTATGCACGATGCCAGCGCTAGCTGCGACATTAAGAGTCGTTAGAGACGAGCAGCGGTCTTTTGCTCTTGGAATCCAGTGGATTAAGGTTAGAATTCTCGGCACGATTCCAGCGCCAATAATCTTCGGAGCTCTGATTGACGATACTTGCATTTTGTGGCATGAAACTTGCGAGGGTCGAGGTGCGTGTCTGGTCTACGATAATTATTGGATGAGCTG GTACATGCTAGCGCTGGCTTTTATTGGTAAAACAGCTTCCTTACTATTCTTCTTCCTGGCTTGGTGGTGTTACATCCCCCCTGGCGGTAGGAAGACTAATTCAGACCCAGACTCAGCGCCCGTGGCGACCATTTTGTCCGACGGGCCCAACGGGAACTACACCGGGACTGAGAATTCGCcgagtatttaa
- the LOC123264060 gene encoding beta-1,3-glucan-binding protein 1-like — translation MIMSSVLVVIISLAIINYSDGRYTPPQAKVQPLYPKGIRISIPDEKGISLVAFHIKFNEEFEGIEAGTIARDILRVKNGRWAYEDHTTELTFGDTVYYWLHVVYEGLGYNLLFQEHRVSAFFNKDGTWANINNPVIDQTQNCTPSASKLYDSVGKTYQEACQGQLIFEDNFELFNNSKWRAVERFTSAPDYAFVVYRNNEKNIKVNEGKLNLCPMLIESEFGRDFIRHGCLNLEMCTEVMDSSDCKREARGAYILPPVSSGYVDTKKSFSFVYGKIEVRAKLPKGDWIYPIISLEPLQDAEAMSYPQLRVAASLGNTVLVSSGGADLSGHLLTAGKIQRNDGQGLLDQRVGSLELPKRFAANYWSDEYHIYQLEWSSSKITVKVDNVEYGTMDTNPAFDRPFYIALAAAVGGHEEFPDGTVSNGYSKPWRNVGSKALFDFYNSTESWAKTWSEDDKNLKIDYIRVWAL, via the exons ATGATCATGTCCAGTGTACTAGTGGTAATTATTTCCCTggctattattaattactctgATGGACGGTACACTCCACCTCAAGCCAAAGTCCAGCCGCTTTATCCCAAGGGCATTAGGATATCGATCCCag atGAGAAAGGAATCAGCCTAGTGGCGTTCCACATCAAGTTCAATGAAGAATTCGAAGGAATTGAAGCCGGAACAATCGCTCGTGACATTTTGAGAGTCAAAAATGGCCGCTGGGCCTACGAAGATCATACTACCGAACTCACCTTCGGAGACACTGTCTATTATTGGCTCCACGTGGTATACGAAGGCTTGGGCTATAACCTGTTGTTCCAGGAACATCGGGTCAGCGCTTTCTTCAACAAAGATGGAACTTGGGCGAACATTAATAACCCTGTTATTGATCAAACACAAAATTGCACGCCGTCGGCTTCAAAATTGTATGACTCGGTCGGTAAAACTTATCAAGAAGCTTGTCAAGGACAGCTGATTTTTGAAGATAACTttgaattgtttaataattcaaaatggCGGGCTGTTGAACGATTCACTTCTGCTCCT gATTATGCATTTGTTGTGTACAGAAATAATGAGAagaatattaaagttaatgaAGGTAAGCTTAATTTATGCCCGATGTTAATCGAAAGCGAATTTGGAAGAGATTTTATCCGCCATGGATGTTTAAATCTTGAAAT gtgTACTGAAGTAATGGACTCAAGCGACTGTAAAAGAGAAGCTAGGGGTGCCTATATCTTACCTCCGGTGTCTTCAGGATACGTGGacacaaaaaaatcattttcatttGTCTACGGGAAGATAGAAGTACGCGCAAAGCTGCCGAAAGGAGATTGGATTTACCcga TTATCAGTCTGGAGCCTTTGCAAGACGCCGAGGCAATGAGCTACCCTCAATTGAGGGTCGCAGCGTCTTTAGGGAACACAGTACTTGTTTCAAGTGGAGGCGCAGACTTGAGCGGGCATCTTCTGACCGCCGGGAAAATTCAAAGGAACGACGGCCAGGGGCTTCTTGACCAACGAGTCGGTTCTCTAGAGCTGCCCAAAAGATTCGCCGCCAATTACTGGTCAGACGAGTATCATATTTATCAGCTGGAGTGGAGTAGCTCCAAGATAACTGTTAAGGTTGATAATGTAGAGTACGGGACTATGGATACAAATCCGGCTTTTGATAGACCT ttttacaTTGCACTAGCAGCCGCAGTAGGAGGTCATGAAGAATTTCCAGATGGTACGGTGAGTAATGGATACAGTAAGCCCTGGAGGAATGTCGGATCCAAG gCGCTCTTTGATTTTTACAACTCCACAGAATCATGGGCAAAGACATGGTCGGAAGACgataaaaatctcaaaattgatTACATACGTGTGTGGGCTCTCTAA